From the genome of Grus americana isolate bGruAme1 chromosome 4, bGruAme1.mat, whole genome shotgun sequence:
GCTCAGTCACACTTGTATCCAGTTCTCCTCCTCACTGTGCAGTTTTAAATCAGCAAAGCAGATTTCATCTACTCAACCTGTTTACTGGTACTCAATAAGTGTTTGCATTTGGATCGTATCGCCTGAAAGATTTCTGTGCTTCAAGAAATGTTAATTACCCCTGCTTCCCCCACACGTCCCGAAGTGTAAGAGGACTGAAGGAAGATGGCACgtaaaaagcaaaagggaatcctacttccttttttttctcatttacctGCACGATAGATGCACCAATGCCGCCGTTGAGCCAAACCCAGTGGATGGTTGGAATAATTCCATATCCAGACACTGAGCAAAAGATGATGGAGCGCAGTCTGTGCCACTGTTGCGTGAGGTAACTGGGATGGATCTGAGCAAAAAACACTGCCAAGATCATTGCCAGCACAGTGATTAAATACACCTGACGCCagtactgagaaaaaaagagacaaaagcagGTTTGTGGGTGTTCTCGTCACGTGTAAAAGTAAATTCTGGGTAGAAAGTTGACATTACTAAATGTAATCGTACATCAATTCTCCTGTCTCTACTGCGAGCACAAGTGATGGGGTTTGAAAGAATGGACTTGCATTTATCAACTGACAGTGAGGGGAAGGGACTCTGGCTCCGGCACACCTGGCAGAACGCGGTTTATTCCGAGTGGCGTGTCCCGGTTTTGGCTGtgacagttaattttcttgcGAGCAGTGGTATAGTGCTGCGTTTGGGATGTAGGATGAGAACGCTGTCGATAACACGCTGATGGTTTGGTTGTTGCTGggcaatgtttacactaagtcagggactttttcagcttctcgtacCGCTCCGccagcgaggggctgggggtgccccagaagatgggaggggacacggccaggacagctgacccagactggccaaagggatattccataacgTATGGCATCACGCTCCGTATAGAACTGGGGGAGTTGGCCGGGCGTGGGACTGCAGCTCGGcaactagctgagcatcggtGGTCTGCGGGTCGTGAGCGATTGTGCTGCACATCGCTTgttttgtatgttcttttaccgttattattctcttctttttctgtcctattaaactgtctttttctgaacccatgacttttttcccccccccctccgattctctcccccatcccactgcggggcAGTGATGAGCGaaaggctgtgtggttgttttagctgccggccaCGAAACCACAACACGGTGCCTTCACCAAGACATTTTATATGTCCCTCTGCCTAAGCTGGCTTGTTCAACTACTGCTCACGGCACCCGCTGCAGACGTGGGTGTAATCTAGGCCTCTGAAGGGAACTAATTTTACTTGTTCTCTATtagatgaagagaaaataaacttgTTTCTGCCTCATGGAGGCTACCTGCTGGGAAAAGATGTTTGAATTACTTGTGAGGGGGACACAGCCCATCACGGGCCTCATGCATTTACCAAAGATGGGACCTGTAAAGTTTATCCCGCCttcatgtaattttaaatattttcttgaggCTTGCGTGACTGACAGCTTGAAAGGAAAACCTTAGTTTGCCCATCACGTCAGCCAGCAAAGTGCTGCTCGTGTCAGAAGGAACTCGGTTCAGGTTCCATCTCCGTCTCCTGGCTAAGGCTCTATTTGGACGCCCTGCAACGAACCCCCTTCCTACTGCGCGGAAACAGCAACAGGGAGACCAAACGTTTACACAAACAAGTGCTTCAAACTTACGTTATTACAATAAAACGCATAAAACACGCCTGACACATAGCAGCCCAGGATGCCAATGGAAATTCCCGCATAATCTAATGCCATCCATCGTCGGCTGGTCTTCTCTGAGCGGTGACAACAGAAAAGATGATATCCTACTGAGCAAAGCATACAGACCTATACAAACGTTCAAACAAGGACGCGTTAATCTCTCAAAAAATTAACAGGGAGCATAGCACGTTTAAACTCTGAAGCTTAGAGCGTGCAATTGACCTGTTACGTGTTCTGCAGTGCAACTTGGTGTAGGCAATTATGATTCCTGTCAGTAAGCAAAAGGAACTAAGGTAAGCTTCGCTGGCGGATtgaagaaggaacagaaaacttTGCAAGACTTGAGAACCCAAAGTTGCACAGCTAAGAAAATTGCGCTATTGAGTCCTAGACCAAGCAAAAAGCCGGTATGCGAGGGAGCAGGGCCCCGTCTGCACGAGGACAGCGGGACGATGAGTTCTGCGTGGCCGAACTACCACAAGCAGAAACCAAAGTCCAAATCCGCCCCGACTGCCTGACACCCAAGTTGCTTTAGTGAGGGAAcgcacaaaaaaattaaactcctACGCACAGGCTGCTTATTTGCATCTAGGCtggcataatttttttccctgagaactgctttttgtgtttctctgcAATCCTCAACAGCAGTAGGGAAGAGCACAACAGCAGTGCTTTCCAAGCCAGCAAGGAAGATTTCCCTGCTTCTAGCTATGCAAAGGCACCCAGTACTCTTCAGGGAATATATACAGGGCTCTTTGGCTCTTCACACTTTCAAAGAGACAGCATGCTGTCTTTTCGCAGACTCTCCCCTACGCCAGCTAtgctcactcctccctgctttggTCAAAACCAACTCAAAGCCGGGCCGGTCAGTGACCTGTAAAAGCCATGCAAGTGACACCGCGCTGTCCCAGGCCTGACCCGAGCCCATCTTGCCCTGGAGCCCTACTTGCACTGCGTGCGTGACCATCGGCAGCGGGCCTTAACGCTCTCCTTCTCCTCAAAGGCGGCGCTCCCCGCGCCTCGGCGGCACGCAGCCCCTACCtggaagcagaagaggcagaCGGAGCAGATGACGAAGTCCTCTCGGGAGGCGCCGGCGGCCGGCAGGACGGCCGTCAGGTCGTAGATGCCCAGCGTGAAGAAGAGGATGAAGCCGAGCAGGTGGCTCCAGATGTTGACGGTCTCGTTGGAGAGGATGAAGAGGCTGCGAGGAGACACAACGgggcgggaaggggggggtgaGGCTCGGCGAGGCGAGGCTCGgcccgccgggcccggggcggtgcggcgggggcggccctCACCTCTTGAGGCAGAGGCGGGAGGGCAGGTAGGCCCGGTAGCCGTCCGTGATGTAGGGGTTGTCCTTCAGGAAGACGGGGATCTGCTCGTAGGTGTAGAGGCGGATGCCGCGGGGCACCAGCACGGGCCAGTACTGGTAGCTCCCCAGCTCGATGTAGTGCGCGCTCCGCAGCAGCTTCTGGTGCATCCtgcccgccgcgccgcctcagcgccccgccgccccgccgccgcatCGGAtcgggccgccccgccgccgcccccgctcCCCTCACGGGCCGCCGCCCGCGGGGACCGCCGGCATGGCCTCCcgcacctcctcctcctcctcctcctcccgcccctGGCCCGGCTGGTCGGGTCCCGTCCCGCCGCCTGCGGACACCGGCCGTGAGGGCGCTGGGCGCTGCGGGAGGGGCAGCGGCCGCGTCGCGCGGGGATGACGTCAGAGCGCGGCGACTCCTCCTGCGGCGCCTGCGCGGGGCCGGCAGCACGTGGTGCTGGCCGCGGGCGCGTGGGGGCGCTCTTTCCCGCCACGCGCAGAGGCCGTTGGTGGCGGCCGGTCGCCTCAggcggaggcggggggcggtgcgggctgCGGGGCTCCcttcgccgccgccgccgccggccctgCGCCCTCCTTCCGCCCGCAGCGAGCAGGGAGCACCGCCGGCGAagccctcccgccgcccccggccgcgGCGGTGCCAGGTGGAGGGGTGTGGCTGCCGGCGCCAGGCGGGGCTG
Proteins encoded in this window:
- the PAQR3 gene encoding progestin and adipoQ receptor family member 3 isoform X2, which codes for MHQKLLRSAHYIELGSYQYWPVLVPRGIRLYTYEQIPVFLKDNPYITDGYRAYLPSRLCLKSLFILSNETVNIWSHLLGFILFFTLGIYDLTAVLPAAGASREDFVICSVCLFCFQYWRQVYLITVLAMILAVFFAQIHPSYLTQQWHRLRSIIFCSVSGYGIIPTIHWVWLNGGIGASIVQEFAPRVVVMYFIAAVAFLFYISKVPERYFPGQLNYLGSSHQVWHILAVVMLYWWHQSTVYIMQYRHSKPCPEYSTDL
- the PAQR3 gene encoding progestin and adipoQ receptor family member 3 isoform X1: MHQKLLRSAHYIELGSYQYWPVLVPRGIRLYTYEQIPVFLKDNPYITDGYRAYLPSRLCLKSLFILSNETVNIWSHLLGFILFFTLGIYDLTAVLPAAGASREDFVICSVCLFCFQVCMLCSVGYHLFCCHRSEKTSRRWMALDYAGISIGILGCYVSGVFYAFYCNNYWRQVYLITVLAMILAVFFAQIHPSYLTQQWHRLRSIIFCSVSGYGIIPTIHWVWLNGGIGASIVQEFAPRVVVMYFIAAVAFLFYISKVPERYFPGQLNYLGSSHQVWHILAVVMLYWWHQSTVYIMQYRHSKPCPEYSTDL